One stretch of Longimicrobium sp. DNA includes these proteins:
- a CDS encoding SDR family NAD(P)-dependent oxidoreductase, which produces MADSRYLAGKHAVVTGGGRGIGAAVAEELARLGAGLTLLGRDLARLEAHAAALREAFGARVAALACDVADEASVAEAFGRAREALGEVHVLVNNAGQAEAAGFAEMPREVWDRMLAVNLTGTYLCTREVIPAMAEARWGRVVNVASTAGLRGYPKTAAYCAAKHGVVGLTRALALETAKLGITVNAVCPAYTDTDMAKAAAGNLVRSLGKTEDEARQMLTRVIPRGSLIRPDEVASAVAWLCSPGASGVTGQALAVAGGEV; this is translated from the coding sequence TTGGCGGATTCGAGATACCTGGCCGGAAAGCACGCCGTCGTCACCGGCGGGGGGCGGGGGATCGGCGCGGCGGTGGCGGAGGAGCTGGCGCGGCTCGGGGCCGGCCTGACGCTGCTCGGGCGCGACCTCGCCCGCCTGGAGGCGCACGCGGCCGCGCTGCGGGAGGCGTTCGGCGCGCGCGTGGCCGCGCTCGCGTGCGACGTGGCGGACGAGGCCTCGGTCGCGGAGGCGTTCGGGCGCGCGCGGGAGGCGCTCGGCGAGGTGCACGTCCTGGTCAACAACGCCGGGCAGGCGGAGGCCGCCGGGTTCGCGGAGATGCCGCGCGAGGTGTGGGACCGCATGCTGGCGGTGAACCTGACGGGCACCTATCTCTGTACCCGCGAGGTGATCCCGGCCATGGCGGAAGCGCGCTGGGGCCGCGTGGTGAACGTGGCCTCGACGGCGGGGCTGCGCGGCTACCCGAAGACCGCGGCGTACTGCGCGGCCAAGCACGGCGTCGTGGGCCTGACGCGCGCGCTGGCGCTGGAGACGGCGAAGCTGGGGATCACGGTGAACGCCGTCTGCCCCGCCTACACCGACACCGACATGGCCAAGGCCGCCGCCGGCAACCTGGTGCGCAGCCTGGGAAAGACCGAGGACGAGGCGCGGCAGATGCTCACCCGCGTGATCCCCCGCGGCTCGCTCATCCGCCCCGACGAGGTCGCCAGCGCCGTCGCCTGGCTCTGCTCCCCCGGCGCGTCCGGCGTGACGGGGCAGG